A region from the Campylobacter blaseri genome encodes:
- a CDS encoding ComEA family DNA-binding protein, with product MKKLLLTLLLSFTFLFSAININTASKEELMSIKGVGEKTAEYIIDYRKDKKFEKIEDIKNIKGIGDKKFEVIKDDITISGKTITKNKDNNKDSSNKR from the coding sequence ATGAAAAAACTACTTTTAACACTACTACTTAGCTTTACATTCTTATTTAGTGCAATAAACATTAATACTGCTTCAAAAGAGGAACTTATGAGCATTAAAGGTGTTGGTGAAAAGACAGCAGAGTATATAATAGATTATAGAAAAGATAAGAAATTTGAAAAGATAGAGGATATTAAAAATATAAAGGGAATAGGTGATAAGAAATTTGAAGTTATTAAAGATGATATAACTATATCAGGTAAAACAATAACAAAAAACAAAGATAACAATAAAGATAGTAGTAATAAAAGATAG